A window of the Streptomyces sp. Ag109_O5-10 genome harbors these coding sequences:
- a CDS encoding cytochrome P450 → MQVTDLGEYGDGLRTDPHTVYARLRERGPVHRVRWPLPDQYHETWLVVGYEEARAALADPRLAKDTEKIGFRFLDEELIGKYLLVADPPQHTRLRGLITRAFTARRVAGLEPRIQEITDRLLDEMLPRGRADLLDAFAYPLPITVISELLGVPELDRARFRKLSNEVVASSRPGSEYDAFASLADYLAELIEDKRCAGPSGDLLSDLIRTTAEDGDRLSVAELRGMAFVLLIAGHETTVNLIGNGVLALLTHPDQLAVLRADMSLLDGAIEETLRWEGPVENATYRYAAEPLEIAGTAIGRGDPVMISLAGADRDGDRYPEPDRFDIRRDHRGHLAFGHGIHYCLGAPLARLEGRIALRALLERAPDLALDGTHGQWLPGTLMRGVRSLPVRW, encoded by the coding sequence ATGCAGGTGACCGACCTCGGCGAGTACGGCGACGGTCTGCGCACGGACCCGCACACGGTGTACGCACGGCTGCGCGAACGCGGCCCGGTGCACCGGGTGCGCTGGCCCCTTCCCGACCAGTACCACGAGACCTGGCTGGTCGTGGGGTACGAGGAGGCGCGCGCGGCGCTCGCCGACCCCAGGCTGGCCAAGGACACCGAGAAGATCGGCTTCCGGTTCCTCGACGAGGAGCTGATCGGCAAGTACCTGCTGGTCGCCGACCCGCCCCAGCACACCAGGCTGCGCGGCCTGATCACGCGCGCGTTCACCGCCCGCCGGGTGGCCGGTCTCGAACCGAGGATCCAGGAGATCACCGACCGGCTGCTCGACGAGATGCTCCCGCGCGGCCGTGCCGACCTGCTCGACGCGTTCGCCTACCCACTGCCCATCACGGTGATCAGCGAACTGCTCGGCGTCCCGGAGCTGGACCGCGCGCGGTTCCGCAAGCTCTCCAACGAGGTGGTCGCCTCCAGCCGTCCTGGCAGCGAGTACGACGCCTTCGCCTCGCTCGCCGACTACCTGGCGGAGCTGATCGAGGACAAGCGGTGCGCCGGCCCGAGCGGCGACCTGCTCAGCGACCTGATCAGAACCACCGCCGAGGACGGTGACCGGCTCTCCGTCGCGGAGCTGCGCGGCATGGCCTTCGTCCTGCTGATCGCCGGCCACGAGACCACCGTCAACCTCATCGGCAACGGCGTCCTCGCCCTGCTCACCCACCCGGACCAACTGGCCGTCCTGCGCGCCGACATGAGCCTCCTGGACGGCGCGATCGAGGAGACCCTGCGCTGGGAGGGCCCGGTGGAGAACGCCACGTACCGGTACGCCGCCGAGCCCCTGGAGATCGCCGGCACCGCCATCGGCCGGGGCGACCCCGTGATGATCAGCCTCGCCGGCGCCGACCGCGACGGTGACCGCTATCCCGAGCCCGACCGCTTCGACATCCGCCGCGACCACCGCGGGCATCTCGCCTTCGGCCACGGCATCCACTACTGCCTGGGCGCGCCCCTGGCCCGCCTGGAGGGCCGGATCGCCCTGCGCGCCCTCCTGGAGCGTGCCCCGGACCTCGCCCTGGACGGCACGCACGGGCAGTGGCTGCCGGGCACCCTGATGAGAGGGGTGCGCAGCCTCCCCGTGCGCTGGTAG